A single region of the Raphanus sativus cultivar WK10039 chromosome 1, ASM80110v3, whole genome shotgun sequence genome encodes:
- the LOC130494859 gene encoding uncharacterized protein LOC130494859 has protein sequence MDPWVEKQERREMKKTKKHLDMVQYTCDAEYGIPRSCPCGGRIVNEVSANPKDKDFSPGRKYFTCDKFEDDGLHFRQPWVIGVEEEVRRLRKEVDDMAAEIAALKLLIPRV, from the exons ATGGATCCATGGGTTGAAAAACAGGAAAGGAGGGAGatgaagaaaacgaagaaaCACTTGGACATGGTTCAATATACATGCGATGCTGAGTACGGGATTCCAAGATCTTGCCCATGCGGGGGACGAATTGTCAACGAGGTTTCAGCTAATCCGAAAGATAAAGATTTCTCACCAGGCCGCAAGTACTTCACTTGCGACAAGTTTGAG GATGATGGTCTCCACTTCCGTCAGCCATGGGTCATCGGAGTTGAGGAAGAGGTTCGCCGCTTAAGGAAGGAGGTGGACGACATGGCTGCGGAAATTGCAGCTCTGAAACTACTTATCCCACGTGTTTGA